The Pseudonocardia sp. HH130630-07 DNA window ACTCCGCCGAGCGGGTACGCCGCGACGGCCGCGGCCCGGTCTACATGGACCACATCACCGCGGTGATGGCGCCCTGGCTGGCCGAGGGCTACACGGTCGAGTTCTGGGCCGACGTGTTCCTCGACCATCCCGAGCTGCTGGACCGGGTCCCGCCCGGCGCGGTGCCGGTGGTGTGGCAGTACGACGGCCCCCGGCACACCGCGGAGGTGCTCGCCGCGGACGGCGCGGAGGCCGGTGCCTGGTCCGGGCGCGGGGCGGACCTGCACCGCCTGCGCGACGGCTTCGGCGCCGCCGCCCGCCGGCTGCGGGCCGCGGGCGTCCCGTACTGGGTGGCGCCGGGCGCGGCGAACTGGAACAGCGTGCTCGGCCGGTTCGACAACGCGGTGGAGAACATCCTGGACGCCGCCGCAGCCGGGATCGAGCACGGCGCCGCCGGATTCCTGCTCACCTCCTGGGGCGACCACGGCATGTGGGACCCGCCGCCGGTGGCGTTCGGGCCCGCGGTGCTCGGCGGGGCGGTGAGCTGGTGCCTGGAGGCGAACCGGGACCTCGACGTCGCCGCCGTCCTCGACGAGCGGGTGCTGGGCGATCCGGCCGGTCTGCTCGGCGGCGTGCTGGTCCGGCTCGGCGGGGTGTACCGCCACTTCGGCGTGCCGCTGCTCAACGGCTCGCCGGTGGCCCGGGTGCTGTTCGGCGAGCCGGGCCTGCCGTTGCCCGAGCTGCCGGCGGCGGACGCGCTGGACCGGGTGTCCGCGGTCCTGGCGGGGTGCCGCCGCGACCTGGCCGCCGCCGACCCGGCGTCCGCGGACGGGCCGGTGGTGCGCCGCGAGCTGGAGCACGCGGTCGCGCTGGCCGAGTTCGCCGTCGACGTCCTCGCCGCCCGCGCCGCGGCGGGCCCGGACGGTCCCGGCGCGGACACGGCCCGCCGGTTGCTGAACCGGCTCGATCCGCTGCTCGCCGAGCAGCGCGCCTGCTGGCTGCTGCGCGCCCGCCCCGGCGGGCTCGACGACAGCATCCGGCGGATCGACGGGCTCCGCCACGAGCTGCTGCGGGCGGCCGCCCGATGACCGCCGCCGCGACCGCGCCGGTGCGGGACTGGCTCGCGACGCTGACCGGGGACGACCCGCGGTCCGCACTCGCCTGGGACCCCGGCCCGCTCCCGGCGGCGCAGGCCCGCGACCGGCTCGGACCGCTCGGGGTACCGGAGGAGGACCGGGCCGCGGTACTGGCGACCCTGCCGGACCCGCGGCACGACCCCGACCGGTGGCGGGCCCTGTGCGGGTGCCTGCGGACGCTGTTCTCCGGGCCGCCGGGACGCGAGCCGGACTGGCCCGACGCCCCGGCCGGGCTCGGCGCCGCCGGCCGCTACTTCTACGTCCACCTCTGCCTGCTGGCCCTTCCGGCCGCGCGGGACCGGCAGCACGGGGCCGGCGTCACCGACGACGTCGCGGACGCCACGTTCGCCGACGTCGGCGCGAAGATGACCATGTACCGGCGGGCGCACGGGACCGGCGGGTTCGACCGGCAGCGCTGGGTCGTCCGGCACCTGCGGGGCACGCTGCACCGCTTCGGGCGCCTGCAGTTCGAGCGCGCCCGCTTCGCCGCGGCGGCGGTCGGCGGCCCGGCCGGGCCCGCCGGGCCCGCCGACGGCGACCCGGTACTGGCGGTGCACATACCCGGCGACGGGCCGATGCGTCCCGGGGACTGCGACGACTCGTTCCGGGCCGCGCACGCCGCCGTGGCCGCCGAGCCGCCCGCCGCCCGCCCCCGGTTCGCCACCTGCAGCTCGTGGCTGCTCGACGACCAGCTCGCGGAGTACCTGCGCCCGGACAGCAACATCGTCGACTTCCAGCGCCGGTTCACCCCGGTCGGCCGGTCCGCCGCGGGGGACGCCGACATCCTGGAGTTCGTCCTCGACATCCCACCCGGCCGGGCGTTCCCGGCGCACCCGCCGCAGGACACCGCGCTGCAGCGTGCGATCGTCGGGCACCGCCGGGCGGGGCGGACGTGGCGGGTGGCGCACGGGTGGGTGCCGCTCGGGCCCGCGGCGGGCGCGGGCGCCCGGTTCAGCAGCCGGTGAACCGCGGGTCGGCGGACCAGCCCGCGTTCGCCCACTGCTCGGGGGCGGCCGGGACGATCCCCGGCCGGACCACGGCGAGCTTCTCGACGAGCCAGGTGGCGAACCGGGCCGCGCCCTGCTGGCAGGCGTGGATGCCGTCGGCGCTGCGATCGGGCAGCCCGTCCCGGGTCTGCTGGTAGGCCGGGCCCCAGACCGTCTCGGCGTCGAGGGCGACGACCCGGCCACCGGATCCGTCGGCGACGGACAGGACGGCGTCGCGGGTCGCGGCCAGCTCGCCCATGTGCGGGGCGTAGAAGTCGTCGGGCCGGATCGGCGGCGCCGTGACCAGCGCGAGCACGGCCCCGGTCCCCGACACCGTGTCGGCCAGCCGCTGGTAGGCGTCCCGCTGTTCCTGCGGGGTGCCCCAGTCGTAGGTCGTGACCTGGTAGACGACGACCGTCGGTGCGGCGGCGGCGATCCGGCCGGGCAGCTCCGGCCAGTGCCGGTCGGCGAACGGTCCGACGACGTTGCCGCCCCCGTCGGCGGCGAGGGACTCGAACCCCGCCCCGGCGGCGTCCAGCGCGGCGCCCAGCGGGAGGGCCAGTCCCTCGGCCACCGAGTCGCCGAGCAGCAGCACCGTCTCCGGTCCGCCGGCGCCGGCCGCCCCCTCCGCCGGTCCGGCGGTCCGGTCGGCGCAGGCCGCGGTCGTCAGGAGTGCACAGGTCAGCAGGGCGATGAGTCTCGCGGTCGTGGTCACGGTGCCGACCGTCCCGCCCGTGCGTCGCGGCGGCTCCACCGTCGTGTCGCGGTCGTGTCGCAGCCTGCGCGTCACCGCGACGGGGCCGCGTCCGGGACCCGATACTGGCGTCGTGGCCGCGGTACTGCTGATCGAGGACGACCCGCTGGTGCGGCGTGGTCTCGAACTCGCGCTGAGCCGCCTGGGCCACGGCGTCCAGCTGGCGGGGACCGGCGAGGACGGGCTGCGGGAGTTCGGCGCGCGCCGCCCCGACCTGGTGGTGCTCGACCTGATGCTGCCCGGGATGGACGGGTTCGAGGTCTGCCGGCGGATCAGGGCGGCCGGGGAGACCCCGGTGATCATGCTGACGGCCCGCGGCGAGGACACCGACGTCGTCGGGGGCCTGGCCGCCGGGGCGGACGACTTCGTGGTCAAGCCGGCCCGGCCCGCCGTGCTCGACGCGCGCATCCGCGCCGTGCTGCGGCGGGCCGGTACCACCCCCGCCGACGGCGCCGTGCACGTCCACCGGGACCTGCGGGTCGACACCGCCTCGCTGGCGGTGTCGGTGCGCGACGAGCCGGTGGCGCTGACCCCCACCGAGCTGCGGCTGCTGCTGACCCTGCTGCGGGCACCGGGCCGGGTGTTCAGCCGGCGCCAGTTGCTGCAGGAGGTGTGGGAGCACGACTACCTCGGCGACTCGCGCCTGGTCGACAACAGCGTGCAACGGCTGCGGGCCAAGATCGAGACCGTCCCGGCGGAGCCGGAGTACGTCCAGACCGTGCGGGGGTTCGGCTATCGCTTCGGGCCGGTGTGACGCCGGGACGCGGACCCGGCCGCGGACGCGTGGGCTGCGCGTCCGGTTCGTCGTCGCGTTCGTGCTGGTGACGGTGGCCGGTGCCGGTGCGGCGGCGTGGGCGGCGGCCGGTGCGGCCGGTGCGGCGCTGACCGGGTCGTTGCAGAGCGGGCTGGTCACCGACGTCGGCTCCTCGGTCGCCGCCCTCGCCCCGACCCTGACCTTCCCGCCCGACCGGGACGCGCTGGACCGGCTCCGGACGGCGGTGGGCCCGGACGCGCTCGTCGTCGCCGGGGACCGGGAGTCCGCGGGTGGGGCCGCCGGCCGGGTCGTCACCGACGCCCTGCGCGCCGGGGTCCGGGGCGGCGACCGCACGCTCACCGAGCGGGTCGTCGACGGCGGACGGCCGTGGCTGGTGATCGGCGTCCCGGTCGTGCGGACCGGCCTGGACGGTGCCCGGACGGCCTCCGGCGTCGAGGTCTACGCCGCGCGCGATCTCACCGCCGTCGACACCGAGGTCGGCGGCGTCGCCGGTGCCGCGGCCGGTGCCGCGGCGCTGACCGTGCCGTTCGCCGTGGTCCTCGCGGTGCTCGCCGCCGGGAGCGTGCTGCGGCCGGTCCGCGACCTGCGGGACACCGCCCGGCGGCTCACGGCCGGTGACCTCACCGCGCGGGCCGCCCCGACCGGTGCCGACGAGCTGGCCGACCTCGCCCGGACCGTGGACGAGATGGCAAGCTCGCTGCAGGCGTCGATGGCCACGATGGAACGGATGCAGGACGACGCGCGCCGCTTCGCCGCCGACGTCTCGCACGAGCTGCGCACCCCGCTCTCGACGCTGACGGCGGTCGCCGACGTGCTGGACGCCGCGGCCGCCGACCTGCCGCCCGACGGCCGCGAGTCCGTGCAGCTCGCCGTGACCGAGATCCAGCGGCTGGTCCGGCTGGTGGAGGACCTCATGGAGATCTCGCGCCTCGACGCCGGGACCGCCACCCTGCGCCGGGAACCGGTGGACGTGGCCGAGGCGGTGGGCGAGAGCCTGCGCGCCCGGGGCTGGGCCGCGGAGGTCGAGCTCGTCGCCCCGCCGGGGCCGCCGCTGCTGCTCGACCGTCGCCGGCTGGACGTGATCGTGGCCAACCTCGTCGGCAACGCGCTGCGGCACGGGGCCCCGCCGGTCGTCGTACGGGTGGGCGGGGATGCGGACCGGCTGCTGGTCGAGGTCGTCGATCACGGGCCCGGTCTTGCCGACGACGTGCTCCCGCAGGTGTTCGACCGGTTCTTCAAGGCCGACCCGGCCCGTGGCCGCACCCCGGGCAGCGGCCTCGGCCTCGGGATCGCCCGGGAGAACGCCCGCCTGCACGGTGGCGACCTGACGGTGGGGACGGCCGGGGCCCGCGGGACGCGCTTCGTGCTGTGGCTGCCGCGCGAGGCGGGGGACCGGTGAGCGGCGCCCGGCGGGCGGCCTGCGGGCTGCTGCTCCTGGTGCTCGCCGGGTGCGGCGTGACGCCCGCCGGCGTCACCGATGCGGGCCCGGCCCCGACCGGGGTGGCACCGGGGCCGACGGTGTTCTTCCTGGGGCCGGCGGGGGAGCTGCGCGGACAGGTGCGCCCGATCGGGCACCTGGGCACGATCTCCGACGCGCTCGCGCTGCTGCTCGCCGGTCCGGGCGGCTCGGGTCTGGGCACCGGGATCGCTCCGGCCGGTGTGCAACGGGCCGGTGTCGTGCTGACCCCGGCCGGCATCGACGTCCGCGTGCCGCTGACGATCGGGGACGTGACGCCGGCCGGCGTCGACCAGATCGTCTGCACCGCGCTCGCCGTCCACGTGGTCGGGGGCGGGGCCCGGGACACGACCGTCCGGGTGGACTTCGTCCAGCCGACGCCCGAGTCGGACGTGCGGCGTCGCTGCCCGGTGATCCGCTGAGCCCGTCCGCTCGGCCCGGCCGCTCAGCCCAGCCGGGAGACGTCCACCACCACCGGCGGCGGGGCGGGCAGCACCACCCACAACACCGCCCACAGCACGGCCAGCCCGATCGTCACCGTGACCACGGCGGCGAGACCGCTCCGCCCGCGGGCCCAGCCCGCGCGGAACCGGACCGGGTCCTCGACCAGCACGGTCGACAGGATGGCCGCCCCGACCGAGACCGCGCACACCGTGACCGTCCACAGTGGGTCCCCCGGGCCGCCCGGGAGCAGCACGATCACCGGCCAGTGCCACAGGTAGAGGGCGTAGGAGATCCGGCCCGCCCCGGTCAGCGGCCGCACGGCGAGCAGGCGGGCCACCCACGACCGCGGTGCCTGCACGCAGAGCGCGATCAGCAGGGCCGCCGCGACCGAGAACAGGGCGAGACCGCCGGTGAACAGCAGCGGTGCCCGTTCCCCGTCGACGAGCAGCAGCGCCGCCGCGATCCCGGCGGCCGCGGCCGCCGCCGACCCGCCGGGCCACCGTCCGGGGAGACGGGCGAGGAACGCCCGCACCGGGCCGGTGGCCGCGGCCGCGCCGACGAGCAGCGAGAACGCCCGGGTGTCGGTGCCGGTGTGGACCCGGGTCGGATCGACCGGGTCGGCCAGCACCGCCATCAGCACCACCGAGCCGAGCGACAGCAGCGCTGCGGCCAGGAGCACGCGGCTCCCTGCCCGGTCCGCCCCGCGTGCGAGCAACACCACCAGCAGCGGCCACGCGAGGTAGAACTGCTCCTCGACGGCGACGCTCCACAGGTGCTCGAACACCCGCTGCTGCCCGAACCGGTCCCAGTAGCTCGCCGACTCGGCGAGCAGGTGCCAGTTCTGCAGGTTCAGCTGGACCCACGGGCCGTCGGACAGGGTCGAGCGCGCCAGGTCCGGCGGGCCGAACAGGACGGTGCCCGCCCCGGTGACGAGCAGCAGCACCGCCGTGGCCGGCAGCAGCCTGCGGGTCCGGCGGCCCCAGAACGCCCGCAACGACACGGTCCCGGTCGCGGCGACCTCCCGCAGCAGCAGGTCGGTGATGAGGTAGCCGGAGAGCGCGAAGAACAGGTCGACGCCCAGGAACCCACCGGGCAGCAGGCCGGTGTGGAACGCCAGCACACCCAGCACCGCGACACCGCGGAGCCCGTCCAGCGCCGCGGACCGGTTCGTGGAGGTCACCGGCGGCGCGGCGGCGGAATGCGTGGTTGCGGGCACGGCGACCACGGTGGCGCTCCGGTGCGGTCGCCGGGTCCCGGTGCTGTCGCAGATCCGTCGCAGACCGCCGGACGGCACCGGCAGCCGGCCCGCGGGTCAGCTCACGGTGGCCGCCCGCAGCAGGTCCCCGGCGGCCCGGGGCGCGACCCCGGTCAGCCGCTGCACCGTGTCGGTGACGGTGCCCAGGTACCCGAGCCGGGTGGCCGCACCGAAGGACACCGTCAGCTGTGCGAGCACCTCGGGCAGGCCGGCGGCCAGCAGGTGCCGTTCGAACGCGGCGTCGTCGAGGTCGGCCACGGACACCTCGGAGCCGGCGATCTCCCCGGCGATCCGGGCCAGGTCCGCGGCGGTGACGGCGTCCGGCCCGGTCACGTCGTACGCCCGGCCCTCGTGGCCGTCCTGGGTCAGCACGGCGGCGGCGACGGCGGCGCAGTCCCGGCGGTCGACGTAGGCCGCCCCGCCGGTCCCGCCGTTGGTCGTGAGCCGCCCGGTGCGGGCCGCGGCGGCGACCGTCGGTTCCTGCAGGTGGCTGTAGAGGTTGTTGCGCAGGAAGGTCCAGGCCACCGACGACTCGCGGAGCGCGGCCTCGGTGCCCAGGTGGTCGGGGACGACGAGCGCGGGGTTGTCCGGCCCGGGGGAGGGCACCGAGGTGTAGACCACGTGCCCGACCCCGGCCCGCTCCGCCGCCTCGATCGCGGCCCGGTGCTGGGGCACCCGGCGGCCGACCGCGTCGGTGGAGACCAGGAGCAGCTTCTCCACCCCGTGCAGTGCCTCGACGAGCGAGGCGGGGTCGTCGAAGTCGGCCGCACGGACCCGCGCGCCGCGCCCGGCGAGGTCGGCGAGTGCCTCGGGCCGGCGGGTGGTGAGGACGAGTTCGCCCGGGTCGACCCGGTCGAGGAGCAGTTCGGCGGTCGCCCGGCCGAGTGCGCCGGAGGCTCCGGAGACGGCGATGCTCACGGCGATCCAATCTGTTGCTGTGATGGTTACGAATAAACCGTAACCATCACAGTGGCGATATGGCAAGATGTCCGGCATGGCGGGGTCGACGAGCACACGGTTCGCGGTGGCCGTGCACGTCCTGACCTATCTGGCCGGGGTGCGCGACCGGCCGGTCAGCTCCGACGAGCTGTCGGCCAGCACGAACGTGAACGCCGTGCACGTGCGCCGGGTGCTGGGCCCGCTGCGGGACGCGGGGATCGTGCGGTCCCGCTCCGGTCCGGGCGGGGGATGGGAGCTGGCGGCCGGGCCCTGCGACCTGACCCTCGCCACGGTCTGGCGGTTGGTGGCCGACGACCAGCCGGTGCTGGGCCTGCACGGGCCGGACCCGGCATGTCCGGTGGGCCGGACGGTCCGGGACACGCTGCGGGACCTCGACGACTCGCTGGCCGCGGTCGTCGTCGCCGAGCTGGAACGGCGGACGGTGGGGGGCGTGCTCGCCGACCTGGTGGCGGACACCGGGGCGGAGCGGCCCCGCGGGCCCGGGGAGTGCCCCGGCTGAGCGCCCCGGCCGGTGCGCGACCGATGTCGGGGCCCGGCCGCCGGGGACGCGACGTCCGGCGGGTCCGGTCCGGTGCGGCGCCTGCCTACGCTGCGTCCGGGCAGCGGGGGACGGGAGTCGATCATGACGGTGCGGACGACAGGACCCGACGGGACCGTCGACGGTCTCGCGGACCGGGTGTGGGAGCACG harbors:
- a CDS encoding response regulator transcription factor, which produces MAAVLLIEDDPLVRRGLELALSRLGHGVQLAGTGEDGLREFGARRPDLVVLDLMLPGMDGFEVCRRIRAAGETPVIMLTARGEDTDVVGGLAAGADDFVVKPARPAVLDARIRAVLRRAGTTPADGAVHVHRDLRVDTASLAVSVRDEPVALTPTELRLLLTLLRAPGRVFSRRQLLQEVWEHDYLGDSRLVDNSVQRLRAKIETVPAEPEYVQTVRGFGYRFGPV
- a CDS encoding sensor histidine kinase, which codes for MLVTVAGAGAAAWAAAGAAGAALTGSLQSGLVTDVGSSVAALAPTLTFPPDRDALDRLRTAVGPDALVVAGDRESAGGAAGRVVTDALRAGVRGGDRTLTERVVDGGRPWLVIGVPVVRTGLDGARTASGVEVYAARDLTAVDTEVGGVAGAAAGAAALTVPFAVVLAVLAAGSVLRPVRDLRDTARRLTAGDLTARAAPTGADELADLARTVDEMASSLQASMATMERMQDDARRFAADVSHELRTPLSTLTAVADVLDAAAADLPPDGRESVQLAVTEIQRLVRLVEDLMEISRLDAGTATLRREPVDVAEAVGESLRARGWAAEVELVAPPGPPLLLDRRRLDVIVANLVGNALRHGAPPVVVRVGGDADRLLVEVVDHGPGLADDVLPQVFDRFFKADPARGRTPGSGLGLGIARENARLHGGDLTVGTAGARGTRFVLWLPREAGDR
- a CDS encoding acyltransferase domain-containing protein, coding for MTAAATAPVRDWLATLTGDDPRSALAWDPGPLPAAQARDRLGPLGVPEEDRAAVLATLPDPRHDPDRWRALCGCLRTLFSGPPGREPDWPDAPAGLGAAGRYFYVHLCLLALPAARDRQHGAGVTDDVADATFADVGAKMTMYRRAHGTGGFDRQRWVVRHLRGTLHRFGRLQFERARFAAAAVGGPAGPAGPADGDPVLAVHIPGDGPMRPGDCDDSFRAAHAAVAAEPPAARPRFATCSSWLLDDQLAEYLRPDSNIVDFQRRFTPVGRSAAGDADILEFVLDIPPGRAFPAHPPQDTALQRAIVGHRRAGRTWRVAHGWVPLGPAAGAGARFSSR
- a CDS encoding SGNH/GDSL hydrolase family protein translates to MTTTARLIALLTCALLTTAACADRTAGPAEGAAGAGGPETVLLLGDSVAEGLALPLGAALDAAGAGFESLAADGGGNVVGPFADRHWPELPGRIAAAAPTVVVYQVTTYDWGTPQEQRDAYQRLADTVSGTGAVLALVTAPPIRPDDFYAPHMGELAATRDAVLSVADGSGGRVVALDAETVWGPAYQQTRDGLPDRSADGIHACQQGAARFATWLVEKLAVVRPGIVPAAPEQWANAGWSADPRFTGC
- a CDS encoding SDR family oxidoreductase → MSIAVSGASGALGRATAELLLDRVDPGELVLTTRRPEALADLAGRGARVRAADFDDPASLVEALHGVEKLLLVSTDAVGRRVPQHRAAIEAAERAGVGHVVYTSVPSPGPDNPALVVPDHLGTEAALRESSVAWTFLRNNLYSHLQEPTVAAAARTGRLTTNGGTGGAAYVDRRDCAAVAAAVLTQDGHEGRAYDVTGPDAVTAADLARIAGEIAGSEVSVADLDDAAFERHLLAAGLPEVLAQLTVSFGAATRLGYLGTVTDTVQRLTGVAPRAAGDLLRAATVS
- a CDS encoding RrF2 family transcriptional regulator, translating into MAGSTSTRFAVAVHVLTYLAGVRDRPVSSDELSASTNVNAVHVRRVLGPLRDAGIVRSRSGPGGGWELAAGPCDLTLATVWRLVADDQPVLGLHGPDPACPVGRTVRDTLRDLDDSLAAVVVAELERRTVGGVLADLVADTGAERPRGPGECPG
- a CDS encoding acyltransferase family protein yields the protein MPATTHSAAAPPVTSTNRSAALDGLRGVAVLGVLAFHTGLLPGGFLGVDLFFALSGYLITDLLLREVAATGTVSLRAFWGRRTRRLLPATAVLLLVTGAGTVLFGPPDLARSTLSDGPWVQLNLQNWHLLAESASYWDRFGQQRVFEHLWSVAVEEQFYLAWPLLVVLLARGADRAGSRVLLAAALLSLGSVVLMAVLADPVDPTRVHTGTDTRAFSLLVGAAAATGPVRAFLARLPGRWPGGSAAAAAAGIAAALLLVDGERAPLLFTGGLALFSVAAALLIALCVQAPRSWVARLLAVRPLTGAGRISYALYLWHWPVIVLLPGGPGDPLWTVTVCAVSVGAAILSTVLVEDPVRFRAGWARGRSGLAAVVTVTIGLAVLWAVLWVVLPAPPPVVVDVSRLG
- a CDS encoding glycoside hydrolase family 20 zincin-like fold domain-containing protein encodes the protein MPATPFPVPRSLVTSPGGAALDAAVTAETDTAIPAQGYRLRTGPDGVAVRYSDAAGLRYALQTLDQLRASPDYTDVGYDIADHPNIGCRGFLLDVSRDRVPTRATLARWVEILALARFTQLELYTEHTYAFAEHRAVWQDASPLTAADLHWLDGVCAAAGIELVANQNTFGHMERFLAHPEYAPRAENPDGFERGGGHHPPSTLAPTPDNAAFAHGLLAEVTAQVRSRRVNIGADEPFELGTGHSAERVRRDGRGPVYMDHITAVMAPWLAEGYTVEFWADVFLDHPELLDRVPPGAVPVVWQYDGPRHTAEVLAADGAEAGAWSGRGADLHRLRDGFGAAARRLRAAGVPYWVAPGAANWNSVLGRFDNAVENILDAAAAGIEHGAAGFLLTSWGDHGMWDPPPVAFGPAVLGGAVSWCLEANRDLDVAAVLDERVLGDPAGLLGGVLVRLGGVYRHFGVPLLNGSPVARVLFGEPGLPLPELPAADALDRVSAVLAGCRRDLAAADPASADGPVVRRELEHAVALAEFAVDVLAARAAAGPDGPGADTARRLLNRLDPLLAEQRACWLLRARPGGLDDSIRRIDGLRHELLRAAAR